Proteins co-encoded in one Oreochromis aureus strain Israel breed Guangdong linkage group 3, ZZ_aureus, whole genome shotgun sequence genomic window:
- the LOC120438791 gene encoding uncharacterized protein LOC120438791, which translates to MTGSDVTLYCTPKEGERRKSYFIRDNVPLGSGPEGKWILSKVNRSDEGLYSCYTDIHPPSPQSRLRVRDLSPADPPPTTTSPLLLTTFPPSSSSPHSSSFLPLYLLVLPVVLVLVLVGGVVLLKKLRVTKTSPAPEEVTYADINIRQKKKRRVTKTSPAPEEVTYADINIRQKKKRRDNHSLGPDTVYSAVRTHTAGPSEVTYGQVQIRSQRPAGRNTEYPADPDVVYSSVRAGK; encoded by the exons atgacaggaagtgatgtcactttGTACTGTACACCCAAAGAGGGAGAAAGACGAAAATCTTACTTCATCAGAGATAATGTTCCACTTGGATCTGGACCTGAAGGAAAGTGGATTCTCTCTAAAGTCAACCGGTCTGATGAAGGTCTCTACTCGTGTTATACTGATATTCATCCACCTTCTCCTCAGAGCAGactgagggtcagag ATCTCTCTCCTGCAGATCCTCCTCCCACCACAAcgtctcctcttcttctcactactttccctccctcctcttcctctccacactcttcctccttccttcctcttTATCTCCTGGTGCTCCCTGTAGTCCTGGTCCTGGTCCTGGTTGGAGGTGTGGTTCTGTTGAAGAAACTGAGAG TAACCAAGACTTCACCTGCTCCTGAAGAAGTGACCTATGCTGATATCAACAtcagacagaagaagaagaggcgag TAACCAAGACTTCACCTGCTCCTGAAGAAGTGACCTATGCTGATATCAACAtcagacagaagaagaagaggcgag ACAACCATTCTCTTGGTCCAGATACAGTCTACTCTGCTGTGAGGACACACACTGCTG GCCCTTCTGAGGTCACTTATGGCCAAGTTCAAATCAGATCTCAGAGACCTGCGGGCAGAAATACTG AGTACCCAGCTGATCCAGATGTCGTGTACTCATCAGTGAGAGCAG gaaaatga